ttcttttttggcaaatatcgaattttatatggaaaatagcaaactgtatctgtgtccgagaaatcactttcaattaagttccccattacaaaaacacctctgaaggaagtgtgttaattccagatcacatgacctgctccacatgatgtcatttcctcctgaagaaaagactccaaggctttctgagttatttaatataaagtagtcaacaggtttactgcaatatctttagaaatatatttcaaTTTCACTCAGTTGTATAGATAATATTTAGAAGAGTcattctctaaaaatgccatgtggtgtttggttataggcggccatgttggttttaggcctgaaaacagcagaaatgttgaCTATGTTAGAAAAAGTCCAGCATTTCTATATTGACCCGGATCACTCGTATCAGAGACTGAAACTTTTAGCTGTGGATCTCCTCCTCACTGGTGACCCAGGGCTTTGTTTTCAGCTCAGTACATTACTTCATGgtgaaaagctttttttaaaggTCCCACAAGGTCTCAGGAACAATCATAATCTGATATCTCTGCTTTGGATAGGATGCTGCTGAGCTAACAGCTTTAAACCCAACCATCAGTTTAAACGAACAACAGGCTGATCTAAAGACAGGATCAGCTTACATACTGCGGCACATGAGGCCTCACACTGTATTTGTTTGCTACAagtaataaattaattaaatgagCTACTGATAAAGTGGAACTAAAATGGCTGCAGGTGCATCAGATGGGTGAtacactgtctgcagttcagcccaagTCCAATTAAAAAGTCGTTGAATTTTTGCAACATGAAAATTGGTCACAGTTGAGTTACTattggcttgtttttttgttgttgttgttgttttagttgtttttttttacagtatctgGTTTTTGTACatgctttatttttggtgatttttaaaaaaatagcatgTGGAATAAAGGGATTTTTAAAGAACTATCACATTTATAAGCTTAGATGTAGTAAATTTATTCCAACAGAACTTTGCACAATTTGGTGAAGGAcagttgaaaatctgataactgtctgtttttacagtttcttgctctgataaatggtaaTTTTACAGGATAACGACATTTTTAAGTCCAACCCAACCCCCCAAATGTTTAAGAGGAAGTTGGTGTTTTCCGCAATTAATGTGTCTGTGTAAGTTATGGCCTTTAACTTATGGTAAAGggaatgtgttattttttccattcaAAGTTGCATTATGTGCTGTTATTTAAGCCTCAAAATAAGGCCTGTGAGAATAGATGATCAGAGCATTCCTCAGTATGTAACATGCGGTTTTCTTCCCCTCTCTATCTGCAGTTGATCTCCGTGGTGCTCGCCACCTCCTCACTTCCCAGCATTCCTTGCCTGGGATCCCTGTGGCCTTGAAACAGTCCATTGACCTGCGTACTTCCATGGATGGGAAATACAAGGAGATTGCCGAGGTCAGTCCTCAGCTATTGTGCAGAGTTATTAACCCAATAAGTTAGGATTTCTTGAACTCGTGGCTttaatgctgtgtgtgtgtgtctgtgtgaaggAGCTGTTCTCCCGCAGCCTGGCAGAAAGTGAGATGCGTAGCGCCCCCTATGAGTTTCCTGAAGACAGCCCCATCGAACAGCTGGAGGAGAGACGCCAGCGCCTCGAGCGACAGATCAGCCAAGATGTCAAGTAAGTGATAGGAGGAGGGAAGCACagctgtgaacaaaagtttgcaTGCGCTTGTAAAGACCAAGTTTCCAATGATTCCTATAACTCTAAATTTTCTATGACAGAATAattgcagggctgcacagtgccgtagtggttagcacttttgccttgcagctagaagattcccggttcaaatcccggcctgggcctgggatctttctgcatggagtttgcatgttctccctgtgcatgcgtgggttttctccgggcactccggcttcctcccacagtccaaaaatattctgaggttaattgattactctaaattgcccgtaggtgtgaatgtgagtgtgattgtgtgtctgtatatgtagccctgtgacagactggcgacctgtccagggtgtcccctgccttcgcctgagtcagctgggatagactccagcaccccctcacgaccctagtgaagataaagcggtgtatagaggatggatgaatggagaGAGAATAATTGAAGCATATGTGCCTTTGTTACAAAAATACAATCACTTAGTTCATTTAGGTTCTTTCATAAATTTATAATAGGTCTcctgaaaatataacaaaatctCGTGGGTCAGAattatacatacagcaacttcaATTGAAATTTTGGTGATATACAAAGAtatgttactttttaaaaaatgtttcttagtAGTTTGACCTGTTAGCTTCTCATACATGTTTGCAGTTGACTGCAGCTGGTGACTCctctatgacattttaaatatttaatatattcagTCCCAAACAGACGTGATCCTTTATCTTCATTATTCTATTTACCGTGTGGAAAGCGCCAGCTCCACTGgaaccagaacagcttcagagCATAATACTGCATAATACTGCCTGATGGTAGGTTTTGGGTCTTGTGGTTACAGGCCTCACCTTCTTTCTTCCAAACACATTTTTGGTCTTTGTGGCCATACAACTCTACTTTTGTTTCTTCCACCCACAgaaaggtcttttctttgtccatgtcaTCAGCAACAAACTTCAGTCTTAAGGCGTCTCTTCTGGAGGAAGAACTTCTTGCATGGAAGCTTCTCAGCTCAACACTGACACTTGTATTCCAGCTGATTCTAGTTCATTGCAGACATACTTTTTAGTGATTtgtggttgactcttgaccatcctgaccaactGTCTCTCAGTAGCAGGTGatagtttctgttttcttcctgaCTGTGGCACTTAGAcatgcactttatacttacaTCCGCATTCTTCAAGAAAGACGAAAAGTATCAGCCAGAAGGTTGGATTTTGACGCAATTGGATGTTTCAATGAGACAATGACCTCAAACACACTTGAAGAGTGGTAAAGAAATCACCAAATCAGGTTAGAACTAAGCTGTTATTTGATCTGAACCAATACTATCAAGGGGAGTGGTCAAAGATAAACTAGAACATTGCCAGAAGGTTGTGGAAGGCTACCAAAAGGCTATCAAAAGACATTACACTAAATATTaacattgctgtatgtatatttttgacccagcagattttgtcatatttccagaagacttaAGATACATCTATGTAAGAACCAGAACGAATGATTCATATGTTTCCTTGATTCCGTCGTAGAAAATTCAGAGGTAAAGGAGTCACTGGAATGTTGAGACTGCCGTTATATACATGATCTTTACAGATGTATGTAAACTTTGGGTCACAGCTTTAGTTAGTGTAGCAACGTGTCTGTTTGTAGTCTGATGATCCCAGAGTGAAGTCACTCTTCTCTGTCCTCAGGTTTGAACCCGACATCCTCCTTCGAGCCAAACAGGAGTTCATGAAGACTGACAGTGCCACAGATCTTGAGTGAGTCATCCGCAACTCAATGTGCATCTTAAACTGCCTGAAAAGTAGACATATAACACGTTTCTTGATCATTAGATACATGAAGGAACAAAGCGAAACTCCAGACCTGCAGGAGAGAGACTTGGTTGCAGAGAAAGAGTACCAGCGAGTCACTATTTCAGGAGAGGAGAAATGTGGGGTGAGTTGGAGTGGTTatccacacaaaaaaaaaaccttcttaGTAGAGGCACAGGCTTTGTTTTGTGATGTTTCTCACCATCAAATAACACCTCCTCCTACATTTTTTGTGCTTCCAtagtcatttgtttttcttctattgTTCTTCCATCCAGGTTCCATTCACAGATCTGTTGGATGCTGCCAAATGTGTGGTGAAAGCTCTGTTCATTAGAGAAAAGTACATGGGTCTGTCGATGCAGAGCTTCTGCAGGACCACAGCTCGATACCTGCAGGAGCTCAGCGAGAGACCTCTGGATTTAGACATCTACGAGGAGGAGATCCCAGAGACCACAGTCACTGCAGGTAGACATGAACTCATCAGCAGCATCACTCAGACTGCACTCTGAAACAGTAGAGCATCTGTGTAGAACCAATGGGACGTATTGATTTGTGGTGTAATGCTTAGCTAATAAATCAGTTATTTACTGACAGTTACAATGATGGATGAAGCTTTTTCTATGGAGCAAAAACTGTTCTGGTTCCAGGTTTAgaaatttggtgattttctctattttttatccttaacatttaaataaatctgGGTTTTAGACTGTAGATTGGAATAAACAAATAACTTCAAGACATCATCTCGATCTGTGGAGCCTTATGCTGAGCTATTTTTACAACGTTCAAGAATTAATCATTGGAGAAGGTAAAAGTCGTGACAAAATGGGCTTAAAAATGTAACACTCTTTACAGTAGAGGTCGACTGATATGGTTTTATTCCATcaatgtccaaacttttgactgatggTGTACATTTCCCGtaaaaaggaaaatcttgaTGCCAAATTTAGAATTCAAACTCAAACCCTACcacaaaaatgtgttgaaatgcttttgtaaatatgtatataaattACACGTTTCACTTCAACATCGATCCTTTAGTTTTGATAGACTGTTGTTTCTCACATGTCACCAATCAGACATATTGCTGCAGGCAGGGAAGCAGCTGGAAATGAGTCAAAGTTGTGCGtttgaaattaatttatttcagcaaaaatcacaaaaaatgtgatttttacaaTCTGGAAAACTGGAAAAAGGTCTTCAGCTCAGataggaaaaaaatctgtaacgtggagaaaaatgaatcaaaataataacattaataaaaggTTATCTGCATCTCTGTTCCTGCTCTGCTGACTGACTCCACTTCTAGTATTCAGGTTTCCAGCGTCATGTGCGGCActttcacattaaaacacagatttcacCGTCCATCTGCTCGCTCCCATGAGCAGCCTTTCACAACGTGTAGGCTCACCTCAGCTGCATGCTCGCACCCACCTCGCTCTGAGCAGTGACACAGTTCCACATTCTGTCTCCTCTCAGATGCCACAGTGCACCCACCTGTTTCTGAAACGCACCCCTACGAGAACCAGGATCCTGCCAGCATGCCCCCCGACATGGGCTACGGCTGTAAGATGGTGGGCGGTGTCATGCATGTTTACACCACCAGGAGCACGATGGAAAAGTGAGATATTTGTGACGCTGCACGCAGGCCTCATCCTCGATGCTTTCAGACTAAGTTCACAGATTTCACTGGCAGCAAAGTAAACTTCTCTATTCTGCTAACAGGAGCACAGAGCTGGACCTGCCGTATCCAGACCTGCAGGAGTACATCGCTGACATGAACGTCATGATGGCCCTCATCATCAACGGACCAGTGTAAGCTGAaaatatttgtctgtctgtctgtctgtctgtctgtctgtctatctatctatctatctatctatctggaagacacaaataaaagacgatacagaaaacaatgaataaagcaaaacacaaaatgacaagaatgagacaaaagcaAAAGCGAGACCAGAAGGAAACACAAATCTTCCGTTAATGTCTCCTCTGCtatttttgcactttacaaagtcatcccgAGGGACGgattggaccttctggagggccagttttggcccacaggccacgtgtttgacacccctggtctagataGATCTTAAAAGATTTTActtttactgaatttttaattttactaaaTTTTGGCGTTGATCTGATCGTCTCTTGTGTCTTATTTGAATTAACTCAGCTCATCCTCAGACTATCACAGGAAGTGCCcactgtttgtattttgtttgccTTTGCCACAGAAAGTCCTTCTGCTATCGCCGTCTGCAGTACCTCAGCTCCAAATTCCAGATGCACATCCTGCTGAACGAGATGAAGGAGCTCGCAGCGCAGAAGAAGGTCCCACATCGAGACTTTTATAATATCCGTAAGGTGAACTTGGCGACTTTTCCTCCTCGCTTCATCACTGTTGCGTGTTGTGATCCAAAACCAGACTCCACTCAGATATAACTCCTTCCTGTTTCTCTGGTTCGTTTCACAGGTCGACACGCACATTCACGCTTCATCCTGCATGAACCAGAAGCATCTTCTACGTTTCATCAAAAGAGCCATGAAGAAGTATCCTAAAGAGATCGTTCACGTGGAACGAGGGAAGGGCCAGACGCTCATGGAGGTGTTTGAGAGCATGAACCTGACGGCCTTTGACCTCAGTGTCGACACTCTGGACATGCATGCGGTGAGTAACGAaggatctgtctgtctgtctgtctgtcttccttctATGTGAAAATGAGATAAAGACACAGTGTTTATTTCCAGGATCGCAACACTTTCCATCGGTTTGACAAGTTCAACGCCAAATACAATCCCATTGGCGAGTCCATCCTGAGGGAGATCTTCATCAAAACGGACAACTACATCGAGGGGAAATACTTTGGTCACATCATTAAGGTGCGAACAGACTGAACAGACTTCACACCACAGCTTGTGTTTGCAGCAGAGTGCCCGTTTGAGGCGCCGGCGCCCTCTTCTGACCGTTTGTTTGTGTCGCTGCTCCTCAGGAGGTGATGGCCGACCTGGAGGAGAGCAAATACCAGAACGTGGAGCTCAGGCTGTCGATCTACGGTCGATCCAGAGATGAGTGGGACAAACTGGCCTCGTGGGCTGTAAAACATAAGGTCTACTCTGATAATGTGCGCTGGCTCGTTCAAGTACCACGACTGTTGTGAGTTTACTGAACTCGAATACATCACTGAGTCTCTGTTTTTCCTGTATTCCAACATTTATTCCACTGCACTTTTCTTCTCTGTTgcaaatgttttactttttactgcactggatttacagtttttcacaactATAGCTCACATTTGTTACTTTTTCAAACacgaaacaaataaaatataaagcaaTGTTATAAATTACACAAGTCGGTCTAATTTGCTACTTTTTATTGCCGTATTTCAAAGCAAAGTCCATAATCTGCTGACATATATAGCAGTTAACTGGTGTGTACTATTGTGGCAAGGAACTAATACATTTATACAAGCTTTATAAATAAGAAGATAAGATGAACTTTATTAAAGTTTACATGTTACAGCGGCTAGTTAGAAATTAGGCACAGAACAGCAAGGTAACAAATAAAGATATAACAGAGAAGATGGATGGACGCATAGATATCACAGATGTTTTAAGGATAGAAATGCATGTTAATTATGGAAAATAAACCCTTTctctatttctttttctttctttaagctaattatttacatttatttatttatttttaaacttattttcatTAGAATTGTTTTATCTCTGCTGTTATTAAtaatgtttatattttctttttaaattatttttagatatttatgatatttattcatctatttatttatttagcggtttatttttgcatgtatattttgtatatttatgaaCACGGATATTTTATACAAATCCTTGTCAGTTTCTAAAGTAACCgactaaataaacaaaattaactgtataaattatttatttatattggaGTCAGTTTTGTTCTTACACTCAGAtgagctaaaataaaaataaaaatgatcagtCTTGATGAAACATGTTTGTGTATGTTCTTTAAATGCGCTTCATTCCTGcttagtctcattttttaaattgctttatGTGTCACAATAATTCACCGTGAATACTTGCTGTAAAAAATGTGCGTTTTGCTTCTATGTTTTGATGAAATTATAAATGCAGTCCTTGTAGTTGTAAAAGAAAACGGTAAAATTTCTGTGCACTATGAGCTGTGATTACAGTGACTGAGTCTTTGGTGATCCTTGGTCACAGTTACACACGAGTAAAGTAACATTTTCTCAGTAACTCACAGCTGACCTTTTCGTGTGCTTCTATTCTCTCTTCAAAGCGACGTCTaccacacaaagaaacaactgTGCAACTTCCAGGAAATGCTGGAGAACATCTTCATGCCTCTGTTTGAAGTTACGGTCGACCCCAGCAGCCACCCAGAGCTGCACCTCTTCCTCCAGCACGTACGACTTCTTACCGTCTGATCAAACGGATGTTCTGCTGTCAGTCAGAGGGTTTTATGGTTCTGCCCTCGGTCTCTCTCTCAGGTTGTGGGCTTCGACAGCGTGGATGATGAGTCCAAACCAGAGCAACATATCTTCAACCTGGATAGTCCGCTGCCGGTGAACTGGACGGAGGAGGACAACCCGCCGTATTCCTACTACCTCTACTATATGTATGCAAACATGACTGTGCTGAATCACCTGCGCAGGTACGTCAGCAGCGCCtcaattaaccctcctgttgtcctcatttacgggcactaaaaaatagtttccttgtctgaaaaaataaaaaaatttagcaaaaaaattccccaaatttttgaaaatttgcaagaccttcaggaagaaaatttcaataattccttaaaagtttcccttaaaagttttatttaaaaaaaatcccccaaattttgcaagaaaattcctgcgaatattttcaaaaatgagtaaaaatcttccaaaaaaatcctaaaaaatatctgaagtgattccatatatatcagtaaaacttctaatattttctttaacaacatttacaaaacaaccaaaattcgctggattttggttgtttttttgtgaatgttcttaataaacatttttaacatttctttttccaccataaaatgttcaaagatttctcaaaaatgttgaaaatctggaaatcagaagtttcaccgtgaaaatctattttttttttttttgccacattttcaaactttaaaacgggtcaattttgacccccaGGACGACACGAGAGTTAAAGTGACCTCCATAACGTGTTGTCTTTTTGATTCATCACACATTATTATTGTGTAAACATTCTATAGTTGGTGACAGAGTAGAGAGAGttccaaattacaaaaataaatctataaaaaataagcaaataaaagtgtaaatttgaagacaaatgaacaaaataagaaaaaatgaagaaatgggCTTGTAACataaaagataaataatttAGCAATATTAATCCacaaataaatccataaaaGAAATAGATAATAAAGGTAGaaatacaaagacaaataaaataattaaaaataataagaagaaatgtgctttaataaaacaaaattaatttaatattgTGATCAGTAAATTGCTTTTGAGATGCACTTTATTGATGCTTTAACTGCGCACATTAAAGGCCAGATTACCATGAACATTATAATGTTATAATGTTGTTTTATAATCAAAGCAAATATGCACAGAAAAATGCGCAcaatattatcatttttttgtataatCTACTTTAGCTTTGACTTAGATCAAATTTCTCCAGTAAATAATCTGAgctttttttgtgctgtttaaccctctgaaccacaaaacCATCAGCGGTTTTGAAAAGCTCGCTCTCTTTAAAGTAAACTATgagcaaaatgacaccattcaTCAGAGCTATggactgtgaaaacagaaaaagaatggTTGGATTTTCAAATTTCCGACTGTACTTGAACTAATCGTCTGTTACATGCAGCTCTGTGAGAAGAAATTTACCACATTTAAGTGTCGGTTTCATCAAAAATTGCATTAGTCTGCATGCCACATtaaaaatttgctaaaaaaaaatgacaagattcTGCAAAATACAGTTATGCAAAAACCTTAACAACAACTGTACTCTTTCTATTTTCATTCAGTAAAATAAGCTTCATATTGTCAGGAAAATAAACTTTGGGATTTATCCTCTTATCCTGGGATTTATAATTGGTTCCCTGGGCAACAGCAGCGGTTGTTCACTCACCCTCctactgtttgtgtgttttcgtTCCAGGCAGCGGGGGTTCCACACACTCGTCCTACGTCCTCATTGTGGGGAGGCCGGACCGATCCATCATCTGGTGTCTGGTTTCATGCTGTCAGAGAATATCTCACATGGGCTGCTGCTCCGGAAGGTGTGACCTCAAAATcacagcagctgctgctttcaCACACACGGGAGGCGTTATGTTTGCCAAAGTTTGAAAGGAAATGATGAATTCAAGAAAAACCTTGTGCTTTAGCTTCACTGTTTGCGGCTCATGTGAAATCTGGGCCTCTTATTGTGATTCTGATGCATTTCTTGTCCCTCCAGGCTCCTGTGCTGCAGTATCTCTACTACTTGGCCCAGATTGGCATCGCCATGTCTCCTCTCAGCAATAACAGCCTGTTCCTCAGCTACCATCGTAACCCTCTGCCGGAGTATCTGTCCAGAGGCCTCATGGTCTCTCTGTCTACAGACGATCCTCTGCAGTTTCACTTCACCAAGGTCAGCAAACACAACCATTCATAACACCCACCTTTGAAGTGGTAAATTCACTGTAAATACCATTAAAATGTGTCTTCAGTTTATTGCGTTTACAGTAAAATTACAGCTAGACTGCTTCACATTTAAAGGTCACATATTCTGAAACTTTTCAGCAAATGAATGAACGTCTTGCATGTTCTCCTGGAATTCGTATTTAAATGTTTCTCCTCAAAATACGGTCTTAATGGTTCGTTTCACACTCCCTGGTTTAgatcattttacatggaaatatcacAGAATTTAAAGCACAAAATTCATGTGCACAGACATTTTAGATCAAGATAAATGCGCTTTTTAATTGATTGGTATCAGCAAGAACCAAGTCTGATCCCTGAtcttttgaattttttgtatcatagttgatatttttgctgttttcgggcctgaaatcaacatggacgcctataaccaaacaccacatggcatttttacagaaagattcttctaaatattatatttacaattgagtaaaattgaaattgaaagttactTATAAAGATATTGGtaaaacctgttgacatgccatgaatccacacttgactcacacactactttatattaaataactcagaaagccttggagtcttccagtcttttcttcaggaggaaatgacatcatgtggagcaggtcatgtgatctggaattaacacacttcctggagaggtgtttttgtgatggggaacttagttgaaagtgatttctgggacacagatacaatttattttccatataaaatttgatatattaccgaaaaagaaatatctgtcatgattatctcaacttaataaaaagaacacaatctaACATTTTGTGAGTAAACTCATTTTATGATtatctaattagaaggtggttgttattaaattggggcggttatttagttgacattttagtgatatccagtcattttttattaatagatgattgtttccataataaatgattctggaatttgtaaagacatgatcataatgaacataaataacattcttttttgctttttataaaGACATATGCAAgttatatcccatggacttcaaaagtccctcaattacatattgacccaTTTGTCTACATTTGAGAATATTCTTAATAAAGTCAGCATTTTGAACCTGTTAGGtaatatcatgttttcttcattacaCATTCTttctaatgttttgtttttgctattaTAAATTGCACTGGTCACAAAGATGGTTGTTGCTTCTGCTACTGtgatataaaaacatttacaaagtgCACTGGCTTTTGGTTATGAAGCGGCACAGAAGATTTTGTCATGATGTCTGTTCACTAGATAAACCCTCACAATGCCCTCTACATCCAGCTTCCTGTGGTTGATAAAAAACTAAGAGGTTCCACCTAGTGGTGCACCAAGGTAGTACAGTTAATCTGCAATGCTTGGAAGTGTGTACTATGTAGGAAAATGGATTGAATTGGGACTAAACATCCACAGatgcaaaattttaaatgaCTTGGATCAGACTGCATATTGTTGAAATCCTTCGCCGGGCCGTTTACAGAATGTTCTAACTGTGCTTCTTCTGTGCAGGAGCCCTTGATGGAAGAGTACAGCATTGCTGCTCAGGTGTGGAAACTGAGCTCCTGCGACATGTGTGAACTTGCCAGAAACAGTGTGCTGATGAGTGGATTCTCTCACAAGGTACCAGTTACGTCACATCACTTTGGATTATCCAGTTTCATCTCCTCAGTCTGTTGTTCTGACTTCTCACTGCGATCTCTCGTCTCGTTCAGGCGAAGAACTACTGGCTCGGCCCGAACTACATCAAGGAGGGACAGGAGAGCAACGACATCAGGCGCACCAACGTCCCCGACATCCGGGTGGCGTATCGCTACGAGACCATGTGTGAGGAGCTCAATCTGATCACGCAGGCCATTCGCACTGATGAGCTGGAGACCATCGAGGAGGAGGGGAGTCTGTGTATGGGAGCTGTGCAGGCAGAGAAGTGAACATGCAAGCACAACACAAACCAAGCTCTCATCACATTCCCTCCGTTTCCACATCAGGACATTGTACAGATTTGGATATAAACATATCATGTCTGTGAAAAGTTACAGGAGGATtctgagagctgctgctgtggaaaTAAGAGAGAGGACCTACGATCTGTGTACCAAAGTGTTTGCTTCCTTTAGTCTCTGTGTGTCATCCTCTGTTTAATCTGtcagtgaatgaataatgtcTCTTGATCATTTatgttgaaaaaagaaatatatttcCATGGTTTGTGACCTTTTTTCCTGTACAATGTCTGTAATTCCTGTACCGAGCCTCGAGTAATGTGCATATTCAGAGTTTAACTCATTAATAAAACGTATACAGAGAATCCAAAACCCAGGAGAGAATCTGGAACAACTTCACGAAGAGACGAGCATTTATTACAAACAGGACTGGAATTAGCATTGAGAACACTGAGGTTATATTTTTGGCTTCTTCTTGCCCTGTTTTTAGGTTTCAATTTGCTATTCTTATCATCATGGTCcatttttttagcatgtttccTGGAAAAACTATATTCTGGtattaatttaaacaaaaaagacaatattctgagacatatttagttttttaaatttaatttagagTTTAGTTAGTTGGTGTTCTCTGCAGTCGGTTGTACCAGCTCTTCTTAAATTCAAACTTATACTAAGTGTAACACACGGTGCTATTAAGTGGAAATTTAAATTCACACTACCAATCCTGTTCATGCATAAAGACTACTAAAATCAGTCTTAACCTGTCGATGGAAATGGATTTTGGTTGGGTAAAGCTACAGAAGTTTCCTGTTAGATGTACAAATGTCCGTAGTCTTTATCCATCCTCTAAGAGACGTTTTAAGTTTAATTATGCAACATGACTCAGCAAATCCAGCAGTTAGTAATGGAACGGCTCATCTGTCAGGCTTCTCGTTCCGTCTTTTTGTCTTCGCTTGACAGCTGCTCTGGTGGATCATTGGAGAGTTATCTGCACCCCAGAGGTGGGAGTGGTTAGTGTTACAAAAGCTCGCTGTCACACTCCTGTTCTCCATGACCTATATATCTCATTCTGCCTGATCCCAGTCTTCACCCTAAAGCCTGCTCTAAACCCTCAGACgtctctgctgcagtgtttgacTGTCAGTCCAACAGGCACAAAAGAAGGATTACAAAAGCAAACTCTGAGTTCCAGCTCAGTTGTTCATTCTCTGCAATATTCCCGGGTTTATTTAAGGTTCATTTAAgcacagtggctcggtggttaACACTGtcatcttgcagctagaagatccacggtttgtgtcccggccttcccgggatctttctgcatggagtttgcatgttctcc
The window above is part of the Acanthochromis polyacanthus isolate Apoly-LR-REF ecotype Palm Island chromosome 6, KAUST_Apoly_ChrSc, whole genome shotgun sequence genome. Proteins encoded here:
- the ampd2b gene encoding AMP deaminase 2 isoform X1; amino-acid sequence: MSSNLPSGATAGGAGVKNKPLSPFRKRGSLQYTASTVDLRGARHLLTSQHSLPGIPVALKQSIDLRTSMDGKYKEIAEELFSRSLAESEMRSAPYEFPEDSPIEQLEERRQRLERQISQDVKFEPDILLRAKQEFMKTDSATDLEYMKEQSETPDLQERDLVAEKEYQRVTISGEEKCGVPFTDLLDAAKCVVKALFIREKYMGLSMQSFCRTTARYLQELSERPLDLDIYEEEIPETTVTADATVHPPVSETHPYENQDPASMPPDMGYGCKMVGGVMHVYTTRSTMEKSTELDLPYPDLQEYIADMNVMMALIINGPVKSFCYRRLQYLSSKFQMHILLNEMKELAAQKKVPHRDFYNIRKVDTHIHASSCMNQKHLLRFIKRAMKKYPKEIVHVERGKGQTLMEVFESMNLTAFDLSVDTLDMHADRNTFHRFDKFNAKYNPIGESILREIFIKTDNYIEGKYFGHIIKEVMADLEESKYQNVELRLSIYGRSRDEWDKLASWAVKHKVYSDNVRWLVQVPRLFDVYHTKKQLCNFQEMLENIFMPLFEVTVDPSSHPELHLFLQHVVGFDSVDDESKPEQHIFNLDSPLPVNWTEEDNPPYSYYLYYMYANMTVLNHLRRQRGFHTLVLRPHCGEAGPIHHLVSGFMLSENISHGLLLRKAPVLQYLYYLAQIGIAMSPLSNNSLFLSYHRNPLPEYLSRGLMVSLSTDDPLQFHFTKEPLMEEYSIAAQVWKLSSCDMCELARNSVLMSGFSHKAKNYWLGPNYIKEGQESNDIRRTNVPDIRVAYRYETMCEELNLITQAIRTDELETIEEEGSLCMGAVQAEK
- the ampd2b gene encoding AMP deaminase 2 isoform X2, with protein sequence MDGKYKEIAEELFSRSLAESEMRSAPYEFPEDSPIEQLEERRQRLERQISQDVKFEPDILLRAKQEFMKTDSATDLEYMKEQSETPDLQERDLVAEKEYQRVTISGEEKCGVPFTDLLDAAKCVVKALFIREKYMGLSMQSFCRTTARYLQELSERPLDLDIYEEEIPETTVTADATVHPPVSETHPYENQDPASMPPDMGYGCKMVGGVMHVYTTRSTMEKSTELDLPYPDLQEYIADMNVMMALIINGPVKSFCYRRLQYLSSKFQMHILLNEMKELAAQKKVPHRDFYNIRKVDTHIHASSCMNQKHLLRFIKRAMKKYPKEIVHVERGKGQTLMEVFESMNLTAFDLSVDTLDMHADRNTFHRFDKFNAKYNPIGESILREIFIKTDNYIEGKYFGHIIKEVMADLEESKYQNVELRLSIYGRSRDEWDKLASWAVKHKVYSDNVRWLVQVPRLFDVYHTKKQLCNFQEMLENIFMPLFEVTVDPSSHPELHLFLQHVVGFDSVDDESKPEQHIFNLDSPLPVNWTEEDNPPYSYYLYYMYANMTVLNHLRRQRGFHTLVLRPHCGEAGPIHHLVSGFMLSENISHGLLLRKAPVLQYLYYLAQIGIAMSPLSNNSLFLSYHRNPLPEYLSRGLMVSLSTDDPLQFHFTKEPLMEEYSIAAQVWKLSSCDMCELARNSVLMSGFSHKAKNYWLGPNYIKEGQESNDIRRTNVPDIRVAYRYETMCEELNLITQAIRTDELETIEEEGSLCMGAVQAEK